The Synechocystis sp. PCC 7509 genome includes a window with the following:
- a CDS encoding SpoIID/LytB domain-containing protein, whose protein sequence is MNFQQRNLAFRALTVFCVLGLTATSVKAAPLVEQELKVGVVQRFGDEATEELLIESLPGDRLTLNFTTGTKPQTLQTKSVKLEIAMQSLPKPELAERVVLGVFRSFETAEESAQRWKAQGIEVEVAQPERWEVWAKRDVYNTPLLRRLLMGSLQTKGNKTAYLDSKVVEQSPKLSWIVGGNRYSRDKLDISATKNLIQVSQAKNKSDTTSYPGRLRLQGNAYGSYTLINHVPIESYLRGVVPNEIGAKAPYNAVEAQTIIARTYALRNVRRFAIDGYELSADVHCQVYKGLSGIDPNSDRAISATKGQVLTYNNQLVDALYSSTTGGVTAKFSDVWNGQDRPYLKPVVDSAASVWNLARQSLADEQNFQQFININRGFNEVGWKTFRWRRESSIEQLTTDLQKYLEVNRSPFASFQKLNSLKVVERSPGGRILKLSVQTDMGTFNLLKDEVRSAFSAPRSTLFYLEPVKKDNNPLWGYAFVGGGFGHGVGLSQTGSYRLADLGWTSKRILNFYYPGTTIQVLDPIVKS, encoded by the coding sequence ATGAATTTTCAGCAACGGAATTTGGCATTTAGGGCTTTAACAGTATTTTGTGTACTGGGATTGACTGCAACATCGGTTAAAGCAGCGCCTTTAGTAGAGCAAGAGTTAAAGGTGGGTGTGGTACAGCGTTTTGGCGATGAAGCAACAGAAGAATTGTTGATAGAATCTCTACCGGGCGATCGCCTAACTCTAAATTTTACCACTGGTACAAAGCCACAAACTTTGCAAACAAAGAGTGTCAAGCTGGAAATAGCTATGCAAAGTTTGCCAAAACCAGAGTTGGCGGAGCGGGTAGTTTTGGGTGTATTTCGCAGCTTTGAAACCGCCGAAGAAAGCGCCCAAAGGTGGAAAGCGCAGGGTATAGAGGTAGAAGTTGCTCAACCGGAGCGTTGGGAAGTTTGGGCAAAAAGAGACGTTTACAATACGCCTTTATTGCGGCGGTTACTAATGGGGAGTTTGCAAACCAAAGGTAACAAAACTGCCTATTTGGATAGTAAAGTTGTGGAGCAATCACCAAAACTTAGTTGGATTGTAGGAGGAAACCGTTACAGTCGGGACAAGTTAGATATTTCTGCAACTAAAAATTTAATTCAAGTTAGTCAAGCTAAAAATAAATCTGATACGACTTCCTATCCGGGACGTTTGCGCTTGCAGGGGAACGCCTACGGTAGTTATACGCTAATTAATCATGTCCCCATTGAAAGCTATTTGCGGGGCGTAGTACCCAATGAAATCGGCGCTAAAGCCCCTTATAACGCTGTAGAAGCGCAGACAATTATTGCTCGAACCTATGCTTTACGAAATGTACGCCGCTTTGCAATTGATGGTTACGAATTATCCGCCGACGTTCATTGTCAAGTTTATAAGGGATTGAGCGGTATAGATCCAAATAGCGATCGCGCAATTTCGGCGACAAAAGGACAGGTACTTACTTATAACAATCAATTAGTAGACGCTTTGTATTCCTCAACTACGGGAGGAGTGACGGCAAAGTTTAGCGATGTTTGGAATGGACAAGATCGCCCCTACTTAAAGCCTGTAGTAGATTCGGCGGCGAGTGTGTGGAATTTGGCGCGTCAAAGTTTAGCCGATGAGCAAAACTTTCAGCAGTTTATTAATATCAATCGTGGATTTAATGAGGTGGGGTGGAAAACCTTTCGCTGGCGCAGAGAAAGCAGTATTGAGCAATTAACGACTGATTTGCAGAAATATTTAGAAGTTAATAGAAGTCCCTTTGCAAGTTTTCAAAAACTTAACAGCTTGAAGGTTGTAGAGCGAAGTCCTGGGGGTAGAATTTTGAAGCTATCGGTGCAAACAGATATGGGGACGTTTAATTTACTCAAAGACGAAGTTCGCAGCGCCTTTTCTGCACCTAGAAGCACATTGTTTTATTTAGAACCTGTCAAAAAAGATAACAATCCTTTATGGGGTTACGCCTTTGTGGGTGGCGGTTTTGGGCATGGAGTCGGCTTAAGTCAAACAGGATCTTATCGGCTAGCAGATTTGGGCTGGACAAGCAAGCGGATTTTAAACTTTTATTATCCGGGGACAACAATTCA
- the grpE gene encoding nucleotide exchange factor GrpE yields MSKSSKPNYTDSLQTLMQRVGISSFKALASASGVSQKQIMRLRRGEVEQMRVETILKLAQVLKVPINVLMRTFLNSEIAQPPTEDKTIATLKQEYQKLQHQLEQQKQTLLQEFQLSTLQVLESCLLQLPTFEFKVKEHPEISATKLLPLIRPLQQLLQQWGIEQIAPVGEKIPYNPQLHQLLSGNAQPSDLVIVRYTGYIQGEKLLYRAKVSLVE; encoded by the coding sequence ATGTCTAAGTCATCAAAGCCAAATTATACCGACTCGTTGCAAACATTAATGCAACGAGTCGGTATTTCTAGTTTTAAAGCTTTAGCTAGTGCGTCGGGAGTTTCGCAAAAGCAAATAATGCGATTGCGGCGGGGAGAAGTAGAACAGATGCGAGTAGAGACAATACTCAAGTTAGCTCAAGTGCTGAAAGTGCCTATAAATGTTCTTATGAGAACATTTTTAAATTCTGAAATAGCACAACCACCGACAGAAGACAAAACCATTGCGACTTTAAAACAAGAATACCAAAAACTGCAACATCAATTAGAACAACAAAAGCAAACTTTGTTGCAAGAGTTTCAACTATCAACTTTGCAAGTTTTGGAATCTTGCTTATTACAATTACCTACCTTTGAGTTTAAAGTCAAAGAGCATCCCGAAATCAGCGCCACAAAATTATTACCATTAATCCGCCCGTTGCAGCAATTGTTACAACAATGGGGAATAGAACAAATCGCGCCAGTGGGAGAAAAAATACCTTATAACCCTCAACTGCACCAGCTTTTATCAGGAAACGCCCAACCTAGTGACTTAGTTATCGTCCGCTACACTGGTTATATTCAAGGCGAGAAGCTACTATACCGAGCCAAAGTGAGCTTAGTTGAATAA
- a CDS encoding ParB N-terminal domain-containing protein yields MIKIQEIPLQQIYRPLPRANDSAKVASLMESIAEMGQQEPIDVLEVDGQYYGFSGCHRYEACQRLGKETILARVRKAPRAVLKMHLA; encoded by the coding sequence ATGATAAAAATACAAGAGATTCCGCTACAGCAGATTTATAGACCTTTACCGCGAGCCAACGACAGCGCAAAAGTTGCGTCTTTGATGGAATCCATCGCCGAAATGGGTCAACAAGAACCCATAGACGTGCTAGAAGTGGATGGGCAATACTACGGATTTTCGGGTTGTCATCGTTACGAAGCTTGTCAGAGGTTGGGTAAAGAAACAATTTTAGCTAGAGTACGTAAAGCTCCTCGCGCCGTCTTAAAAATGCACCTAGCATAA
- a CDS encoding Dps family protein gives MQAQGSVFPVNIGIDDENRKLIAEGLSRMLADTYSLYLKTHNFHWNVTGPMFQTLHLMFETQYTELALAVDLIAERIRALGYPAPGTYSDYAKLSSIPETPGVPKATEMIRLLVEGQEAVVRTARSIFPAVDKVSDEPTADLLTQRMQIHEKNAWMLRSLLEE, from the coding sequence ATGCAAGCTCAAGGTTCGGTTTTTCCAGTTAACATCGGTATAGATGACGAAAACCGCAAGCTAATTGCGGAAGGATTGTCACGGATGCTTGCTGATACCTATTCGCTGTATCTCAAAACTCATAACTTTCATTGGAATGTTACAGGGCCAATGTTTCAAACCTTGCATTTGATGTTTGAAACCCAGTATACAGAATTAGCTTTAGCAGTAGATTTAATTGCAGAAAGAATTAGAGCGCTAGGATATCCAGCACCAGGAACTTACAGCGATTACGCCAAACTAAGTTCAATTCCCGAAACTCCAGGAGTTCCCAAAGCTACAGAAATGATCCGCCTATTAGTAGAAGGTCAAGAAGCAGTAGTTAGAACCGCTCGGTCTATATTTCCGGCTGTAGACAAAGTAAGCGACGAACCAACCGCCGATTTATTGACTCAAAGAATGCAAATTCATGAAAAAAATGCTTGGATGCTGAGAAGCTTGTTAGAAGAATAA
- a CDS encoding RNA-guided endonuclease InsQ/TnpB family protein has protein sequence MYLTQKNQIRDLSKTEFLALRELCRLSKNLYNVGLYTIRQYYFQEHKHLRYESAYYLCKDNENYLLLNTDIAQQTLKVVDRTFRSFYGLIKAVRFGTFQQKVRLPCYLPKEGYFVLIIPRIKVKDGSFKVPMSNSFKQKFGEIVINFPERLDSAKIKEVRIHPKYDARFFEAEYISSGEIEAVETVPDSALAIDFGLNNLATCVDTNGASFIMDGRKLKSINQWFNKENARLQSIKDLQGIKQLTCRQSRLYINRSSQVRDYLNKAARLIIDHCINTKIERLIVGFNIGMKDGINIGSRNNQNFVQIPFYSLRNKLKSLCERYGLIYLEQEESYTSIASALDGDDLPIYNADKPATYQFSGKRVRRGLYRSKEGHLINSDTNGAANIGRKSKQNGFTGLSRGCLAQPLRIKVY, from the coding sequence ATGTACTTAACTCAGAAAAACCAAATACGCGATCTTAGCAAGACCGAGTTCTTGGCTCTGAGAGAGTTGTGTCGATTGAGTAAGAACCTCTACAATGTGGGGCTTTACACCATTCGACAATACTATTTTCAAGAACATAAGCACTTGCGCTATGAATCTGCTTACTATTTGTGTAAAGACAATGAGAACTATCTTCTTCTCAACACTGACATTGCACAGCAAACACTGAAGGTAGTAGATAGAACGTTTCGCAGTTTCTATGGATTGATTAAGGCGGTTCGATTTGGAACATTTCAGCAGAAGGTGAGGCTTCCTTGCTACTTGCCCAAAGAGGGCTATTTCGTGCTGATAATTCCTCGAATTAAGGTTAAGGATGGTTCGTTTAAAGTACCAATGTCGAATTCTTTTAAGCAGAAATTTGGTGAGATTGTAATTAACTTTCCCGAACGTCTTGACAGTGCCAAAATCAAAGAAGTGAGAATTCACCCCAAGTACGATGCCAGGTTTTTTGAAGCTGAGTATATCTCCTCTGGTGAAATCGAAGCTGTAGAAACAGTCCCTGACAGTGCTTTGGCAATCGATTTCGGGCTTAATAATTTGGCTACTTGTGTTGACACCAATGGGGCATCCTTTATTATGGATGGTCGCAAACTTAAATCTATTAACCAGTGGTTCAACAAAGAAAATGCCAGACTGCAATCGATTAAAGATTTGCAGGGAATTAAGCAACTTACCTGCCGTCAATCGAGACTGTACATTAATCGTAGTAGTCAAGTTAGAGACTATCTGAATAAAGCGGCTAGACTGATTATTGACCATTGCATCAATACTAAAATTGAACGCCTGATTGTAGGATTCAATATTGGAATGAAGGATGGCATCAATATCGGTAGTCGGAACAATCAAAACTTTGTCCAAATTCCCTTTTATTCTTTGAGAAACAAACTTAAATCTCTCTGCGAGCGATACGGGTTGATCTATCTTGAACAAGAGGAGTCTTACACAAGCATTGCGAGTGCTTTGGATGGTGACGACCTGCCTATCTACAATGCTGACAAACCAGCTACCTACCAGTTCTCTGGCAAGCGGGTACGCCGTGGATTGTATAGAAGCAAGGAAGGACATTTGATTAACTCAGATACTAACGGTGCTGCGAATATCGGACGTAAAAGTAAGCAGAATGGTTTTACCGGACTGTCTAGAGGCTGTTTGGCACAGCCATTAAGAATCAAGGTCTACTAA